A genomic segment from Diadema setosum chromosome 11, eeDiaSeto1, whole genome shotgun sequence encodes:
- the LOC140235090 gene encoding uncharacterized protein — MTTLFTVIIFKGMAVLFLLHMGHGRTLPGPTERQQRGRTLHPCPERCSCFNHTVVCNSLQLSTVPGKLPAETRVLYLNDNSIKNIDFDAISKLRELEELHVQGNQIKGLHRHSIASFQKLRVLDLRHNPLVCDCNLASLASSKLRPVTGAKLRLDETQCALPLKYAGRSVCEVLEGLRCEKREKRFADEECYPGFCWNEGECVERPEGPSCICPPLTTGWRCEIRVGTSHLRESDEDEGEVTITIYKREVTHDTIDVYWNMQPEKQGAYYMLYLQRDDASSDEEEIYRSGSSQHTFTDLLPGTRYSLCVEAFSHYWDGPFTKKCKSMKTRPQPHPQPGHPPTRPEPGTSPHYPSKKPDDSELLHHAAVILGSVIGVCAFLIIFLTLGYKFRTLRHRQSSSSESSTASPTATTTETVPDTVNPTNNPAHEIIVLSVPSADSGTASGEVGASDPEEALEAAAAAPAPNPIAINNVLQALKQQDVCRQQGAASANALVLYRSGPESNSAADGTFPEPHPSSNGPIYIVSNGTRYPIDPALSDVLRSAISGTGGHVPPIPDEPPPPYSERDEALPPPPIDSGAVGEESSNRDCEPVYTSEAESPNDVS, encoded by the coding sequence ATGACGACGCTATTCACTGTCATCATCTTCAAGGGTATGGCTGTGCTCTTTTTGCTTCACATGGGCCACGGGAGGACACTGCCGGGCCCCACCGAGCGGCAGCAGAGGGGTAGGACTTTGCACCCCTGTCCTGAACGGTGCAGCTGCTTCAATCACACGGTGGTTTGCAATTCGCTGCAACTCTCAACAGTGCCGGGCAAGCTTCCCGCAGAAACTAGAGTATTGTATCTGAATGACAACAGCATAAAGAATATAGATTTTGATGCGATATCGAAACTTCGTGAGCTTGAAGAATTACATGTGCAAGGAAACCAAATAAAAGGATTACACAGACACAGTATTGCTTCCTTTCAGAAATTACGAGTGTTAGATCTAAGACATAATCCCTTAGTGTGTGATTGCAACTTGGCAAGTTTGGCAAGCAGTAAACTGCGGCCTGTGACCGGCGCCAAGCTGAGACTTGATGAAACACAGTGTGCATTGCCTTTAAAATATGCGGGGAGAAGTGTGTGCGAGGTTCTTGAGGGGCTACGGTGCGAAAAGCGCGAGAAGCGTTTTGCGGACGAGGAATGCTATCCAGGCTTCTGCTGGAACGAGGGCGAGTGTGTAGAGCGTCCGGAGGGCCCCTCTTGCATTTGCCCCCCACTTACCACCGGATGGAGGTGCGAGATCAGAGTTGGCACATCTCACCTCCGAGAGTCTGACGAAGATGAGGGGGaagtcaccatcaccatttaCAAACGGGAAGTCACCCACGATACCATTGACGTTTACTGGAACATGCAGCCCGAAAAACAAGGTGCGTACTATATGTTATACTTACAGCGTGATGATGCCAGCTCTGATGAGGAGGAAATCTATCGCTCTGGGTCCTCTCAGCACACTTTCACTGATCTGCTACCAGGTACTAGGTATAGTTTGTGTGTGGAGGCCTTTTCTCACTACTGGGATGGCCCCTTCACAAAGAAATGCAAGAGCATGAAGACACGCCCACAGCCACACCCCCAACCAGGCCACCCTCCCACCAGGCCTGAGCCTGGCACCTCTCCACATTATCCCAGCAAGAAGCCCGATGACAGTGAACTGCTCCATCACGCTGCTGTCATCCTGGGCTCCGTCATAGGTGTCTGTGCCTTCCTCATCATATTCCTCACTCTGGGCTACAAGTTTCGCACCTTGCGGCATCGCCAGTCTAGCTCCAGTGAATCCTCAACAGCCTCACCCACGGCAACCACAACGGAGACGGTGCCAGACACAGTTAACCCCACCAATAACCCCGCCCACGAAATCATAGTGCTCTCTGTACCATCTGCGGACAGCGGGACAGCCTCGGGAGAGGTGGGTGCATCTGATCCGGAGGAAGCCCTGGAAGCTGCCGCTGCTGCACCGGCTCCTAATCCCATTGCAATAAACAATGTGTTACAGGCCCTAAAGCAGCAGGATGTCTGCCGGCAGCAGGGCGCAGCATCTGCCAACGCATTGGTCCTATATCGCTCGGGCCCTGAAAGCAACAGCGCAGCAGACGGGACATTCCCCGAACCACATCCCTCCAGTAACGGTCCCATCTATATTGTGTCCAACGGGACTCGTTACCCAATAGACCCCGCTCTTTCAGACGTTCTTCGCAGTGCAATCTCTGGGACGGGTGGCCATGTTCCCCCCATCCCCGACGAACCACCCCCGCCGTACTCCGAGAGGGACGAGGCCTTACCCCCACCCCCGATTGACAGTGGTGCAGTGGGGGAAGAGAGCAGCAATAGAGATTGTGAGCCAGTATATACCTCTGAGGCAGAGAGCCCCAATGACGTATCATAG